From the genome of Adlercreutzia equolifaciens DSM 19450:
GCGCAGGAAGATGGAACCCTCCTCGGCGAAGTGGATGAGCGCGCTCACAATGGTTTGCGACGCGGGACGCGTGCGGTACCAGCGTTTCACGATGTAGGCATAATAGGCCTGGTTCAGCGGCTTCTTCTGTTGGTAGTACCGGGCGAGACGATCGAAAATGTCAGAGATGCCGAGAAGGTAGGCGGTGGCGTGCTCGTCATTGAGGGCGCTCATATGGCCCAAGGTGAGGTCGAAGGATTCCAAACCAGGCAAGCGACGCATGCTCTTCTCCAACTTGCGCTTGTGGCGCTCGGTGGGGAAGTCGGCGTTCAGGACGATTTCCTCGCTGAGAGCCAGGGCCATGCGCTGGGTTTTCTTCTTGAAGTTGTTGTCGCGGGTATGCTCGAAGGCGGCAAAGCCGAGATCGAAGAAGGCCATGGCCACCGACACGCCGATGTAAAAGAAGATGAGCCATTCTATTTGCATCGGCTACTCCCTCTCCGCTTCGACAGGATCAGCATCAGGGGCAGCCCCAGCAGAGGGAGCCGCAGCAGCAGCGGGCTCGGCAGCGGCCTCAACCTCGGCGGCAGTCCTTTCCGACTCCTCGTCCGTATCCCACAGCCCCTGTGGGTCTTTGCCCTGGGCCCACATCTGCTGCACAAGGTAATAGCTGGGCTTGAGCCGCTCATGATACGTCACTTGCGGGCCCCAGCTGCGCAGGGGCACATCGAACAGGGCGATGGTCTCCTTGCCCGTGCCCACGCCGATGCCCATGGTGTCTATTGTCTGGTTCTCAACACCGTAATGCTCGTAGTAGTCGGCGTGAATCTGCATCTCGGCCGGATTCGAGAAATTCAGCAGCTGCCAGGGGATCTTGATTTCCACGAAACCATCGCCGTAGCAGAAGTCGGCCAGGGAGTTGTATTCACCGTGGCTGGGGTTGGCGTCGCCGTAGGTGAGTTTCCCCGTCTCGTAGGTTTGGTAACGGAAGTTCTGATCGGCTGCGACACCCCCGTTCGCAGACGCATCCTGAGTGCCTCCGATAGCTGCCTCCAGCTGACCGTAATCACGCAGCGTCTGCAGAAGCAACTCGATGGGAACGAACTTGGGCGAGTCCTTGGCGGGCACTTCCACATAGGGATCCTCGCCTGTAATGGCATTCAGCGAAGTGGCCCGTAGCACCTCGTAGCGTTCCTGCACCAGAACACGGCTGTCATCGCGGCCGTTGATATCGATGAGAAAGTCGGCCTGGCGCGCGAACTGGGCGCTCGGCTCCTCGCAGCGGGCCGAGCCGGAAAGCTGGGTGGTGTCGATGGGCAGCAACAGACGCTCCCGCTCGCTCACATCGGCGCCGCTCACCATGAGATAGATGAACTTCTCGTCGTACTGCACCGACAGTTCGCGTCCCTCGGCCTTTCCAACCACATCGGCGGCATCCCATTCCTCCCGGTCGCCGTCCACGTAGCTGACGCAACGCTCTTCGCCGGGATCGAAGGACAGCAAGCCGAAGTACTGCTCGTTGGTCTGGTAGTCGCTCCAGTAGGGCGTCTTCAGCAGATCCACATTAGCCATGGTATTCCATGTGCGCTTGAACCATTCGTCCTGCCAGCTGAAGATGATGGCTCCTGCACATCCTGCATCCTTGATATTCTGCCAGGATCGGACGATGGCGCGCCCTTGGGCGGCCTCGTCTATAAAGCCCTGGTTGCGATGGGTGTTCGCGTCCCACTGCGCCATGCCACGACCGCTGGGCACGCCGAACTCGGCAATAACGACAGGCAGGCTGTGATGCTCCTCAATGAGCTTCAGATACGTGTAATAGGTGTTGACATTGCCCTGGGGGTCGCGCTGCTCGTAATACTCGGGCAAATGGCGTAGATAATCGGGATAGTACGGGTAAATATGATACGACGCGAACATGCCTGAGAGCACCTTGTTCGTAGCCTGAATATGCTCGACGTCGATGCTCGCGTACTTGGTGAAGAAGGCCTGCAGCGCCTCGGGATAGTCGAAAGGGTCAGTGGTGGGCCAGTTGCTGAATGCCACGAGGCGCTGCGCGGCCTAGCGATCGGTCTCGTAGCGGAGCACCTCGTTGCCCACCTGGGCGAGCATGGCCTCGAAAGGCGTGGCGTCGGCAGTTGTGGCAAGGTAGTCGCCTTTGAAGGAGGCGCGATCCTCCTGCATCATGTCGGTGTAGGCGACGGTGACCGCCTCCCATTCCACACCCAAAAGGTAGCCCGTAACCCAGGGCGATATGTCCTTGGTATAGAAGCCCGTGCCGGAGACGCGGCCCAACTCCACGAAGCGCTGGCCGTGGATGACATCGACCACCGTGCGAGCATCGGCTTTGAACTTCTCCAGGTAATCGTCGTCGAAGGCGTCGCGGTGGGAATTCTGGATGTAGTCGTCAACCCACACGCCATGCAGCAGGTATAGAGGATCGTCGTTGCCCTCGTTGAACTCGTAGAACGCCTCGTAGAAATCGGATCCCAGAAGCGTGTACACGCGGATGGTGTTGGCGCCCATAGCCTTGATTTGGCTGAACCAGCGCAGGTAGGTTTCCTTATCGATGGCGTAATCGGTGGCGAAGTGACCAGGAATGCCCGAGCCCATGTCGACACCGCGGATTTCGTAAGGCGACGAAGGTTGGGCGGGGTCCTCCATCAGATAAAGGTTCTTCCCCTCCTGGTGGGCCACCACTTCAATGGGCCGGTTCGCGTTCTGGGGCCACGGAAGGTAGAACCCGTGGAACAGATACGCATAGGCAAGTCCGATACCAAGGGCCAGCAAACAGCAGCACGCTATGATGTATCGCTTCACGGTTCCTCCCTTCTAATGGTTGTAGCGCTTAACGGCCGACTCGTGAGAGTATTGCCGGATATTCTCGATGTTGCGATCAAGCCAGGCCGCGCGGCCCAGCAGGCTGTCCTTCATCTGGGCGAGCGCTTCCTCGTAGGAACGCGGATTGCGCTCGTCGGGGACGAGTTTCATGTTGGCCTCTACGTTCGCGGGATCGTAGGAGTAGCCCCACCGCTGGTCGTTGCGCTCGCGTGCGGGGCCCAAGTAGTCCGCCGCGCCGCGGAGGTAACTTTCCAAACGCTCGTCCGACAGAATTGTTTCCCGCAGCTGCCGATAACGCTCGATCACTTGGTCGGTGAACTGCTCGTCTTTGGTCAGCATGAAGAACAGCGGGCGGTCGATCATGATGAAGCCGTTATCTGACAGATCGCGTTCCATATAGTTGTTGAAGGCGTTGTTGAAATCCCACAGCGGCCCAATGCAGAGCTTGCCACCGAAATCCTGGTAGAAGTACGCGGAGAACAGGCCGGCATCGCTGTTGAGAGCCAGCTCGTTGACAATGAAATAGTCGACGAACGTGTCGACGTCGATGGTGCTTTTGTAGCTGTACGGGTCGGTGTCGTAATCGAAGGAGTACAGCGCCTTTTCGAAGCGATTGAACTCGTCGCAGATCCACTGACGCTGATCCGGGGTGAGCACGTCCTCCGAGGGATAGACGATGTCGAGGGGAGAGGAGGTCTCCTTTATTGCCGTGAGGAAGTCGAAGGCGATACCCGAGTCCTTAGAGATCCAGTCGCGCTTGACGATGAAGCTGGTGGCTGGCGAGGAGGGGTCAGTCTTGCGGATATCGACCCGCTCGGGGTCGCGGCGGATGCTTTCCATCAGCAGATAGACGCCCTGATAGTCACCGTCGACAAACAGTTCGCACAGACGCACTTCGGGGGTGAAGGGCAAGATTTCGCCGAAAAGATTGAAGGCGACATAGTTGCGCAACAGCGTTTTGTCGAGGAAAGGGCCGTTGAGCACCCAGTTCGAGCCTGCGCCCATGTCGAGAAGATCCTCTGGCGCCGGTGTGAGACGGTCGTCTTCCGTGAACCGCAGCTGGTAGCTTTTCTTGTCGAAAACGCGGGAGGAATGGCCGCGGATATGCATCTCCGCCCGAGCTTCAACGGCCGACTCGTCGCTGAGCCGGACGGCACGAGGCTGCTCGTTGGAAGCGGCTCGCAATTGAAAGCGGACGGAAATGGACTCCTCTCCAGCGGCGCTGAGCGTTGTTTCTGCGATGCCCTGCTCATCGTGGGCCTCGACGCCCGCATCGTCCAGCACCGCATCGCCTGGGATGGGCTGACCGCCGGTGTCGATGGAGATCACGGGCAGGTGGCTAGCGAATTCGCGCGGGTCGGTTTCCAACTGGCTGGCCGCGCGTTGGTCAGCCTCCGGCAAATCAGCCAGAGCTTGGGCCTGCTCGTGCTGATGGTAGCGTGTCAGCTTCTCGGGGGGCTTGTCGGCGAGCACGGTCGCGCCCGCGCACACCACGAGCACGAGCGCCATCGTCGCCAATGATGCCACACGGTACTTCATTGCCGCGAACCCTAGCTGCCGATCTCGTCGTTCTGGGCGACGATGTTCACATATTCAATGCCGCCCAACGCGTAAAGGTCAGTGGTGATGGGGTTGTCGGCACGGCGCTGGCTCTTCAGCAGCACGCCGCGAGACAGCTCGTACATCAGCTCGATGGACTCGTCAGTGGTGTTCTTCACTCTCTCCACCGCGCGGCCACGGAAGTACTCGAACACGAGTCCTTCGATGGCGAGCTCCTGGGCGCGCGATGCGCGGATGACCAGCAAAGTGCGCACATCGTTGCGCACGCGACCGAGAATGAGCAGCACGACAAACACCGCAGCGCTGCCGATGCCAGCGGCCATGAACTGGCCTACGCCGCAGCAAATGCCGCAGATGATCGCCCAGAAGATGTAGGTGGTATCTCGTGCATCCTTGATGGCGGTGCGGAAGCGGACAATGGAGAGTGCGCCCACCATGCCGAGGGACAGTGCGATGTTGTTGCCGATAACAGTCATCACCGTGGCCGTGAGCACCGTGAGCGTGATGAGGTTGATGTTAAACTTCTGCGAGTAAATCGTGCCCGCATGGGACAGCCAATAGGAAAGAAAGATCACCAGGCCCAGCACCACGGAGACGGCCACGCGCAACAAGATATCCTCGGCCGATACGCCGACATTCGAAGTCTCGAAAAGCTGGTAGATCTGTTCTTTCATGCTGATTGTCTTCCCTTAGAACTGATAGGCCATAGTTGTGCTGCGTGCCAAGCAGTACTTGCTGACAGAGAGTTCGCTTTTGTCGGCGCCGTTGAGCAGCGTGCGGATGTAGCTGAGCAAAAAGCCGTCGAACTTCACTTCGAGAATCACGTTGAAGGAGTCGAATACCGGGCTGAGGCTGAGCTTCTCGCTAAAAAGGTCGAGGCAGGTTTCTGTAGCGCGGATATTGCGATCAAACGTGATACGGATTTTGTTCTCCTTGGCGATAAACGCCGTACGGTCGTATTCCACAATGGTTTTGGGCCGGTAGCCGTTGATGGCCATAAGGCCGTGCATTTCCGCCGCGAAAGGTTCAGATCGCTCGGCCAAAAATCCGTAGGATCCTTCCATGAGACGGCGCGCTTCGTGACGGCTGACGAACAGCGAGCGCTTCTGCTGCACCTCTCCCTGCTTCTGCTTCAATTCCAACAGAGCGAAATCGGCGTCGGGAGAATAGGTGCGCAGGCGAACTTTGCGGCGGGGGTCGAGGCCGAAGAGTTTTTCGGCATAATCTCGGTCATGAGGAGTATCGAAGTACAGCGAGCGCACGGGATAGCCCTGGGCTCCGTTATGCACATCTCCTTGCAGCACCGCCTCCAGCTGACTTTGCAATGTCTGCGCGGACGCCAAATCGAGAAGAAACTTCTTCTCTTTCCGATTGACGTTGCGCATTGCTGCTCTCCCTTGAAATTCTATTCGCCCATGCCGTAATCCGGCGTGAGTTTCCAAATGTTGGATTTGTTGACCTTACTAGTCTTTATAACAGAATGTCAACGCGATGCCTAGACTATTAGGAATGCTATTTGTGACACGAGGAAAGCCCTATGCGTCTTTTTCCACAATCGGCGCTATTTCTCTGCGTTGCCAGGTAAAAAGAAAAGGTCAGCGGCATTTCTAAGCGGCTGACCTGGTAATTCATGGTGGAGCGTAGGGGGATCGAACCCCTGACCTCAGGCTTGCAAAGCCCGCGCTCTCCCAGCTGAGCTAACGCCCCATGGCATGCACCCATGACCATCGCTTTGCTTATTCGGGATTTCGACAGTTTAAAAAATCGGCCGATTCTGGCCCGAAATATAATAAACGCTCCACCGGCTAACTCGGCTCACGGTGGAGCGTTTATCGCAAAGTAATGGTGGGCCCGAATGGATTTGAACCAGCGACCTCACGCTTATCAGGCGTGCGCTCTAACCAACTGAGCTACGGGCCCTTGAAAAAGTGCTTGACTATCTTAAGCCTGTTTCATAGGTGAGGTCAAGGAAAATTTTTCCGATTTCCAAAACGTACACGACACGCCGCGAACGGCACGAGTAGTATCCTTTTAATCAGAATATGAATTATTTCACCTTCCGTGACAGTATCCTCCCTTTCGATGTGCGAAAAGCGACTTATACAGACATTCGAAACTCCAGGATGCAAGAATTTTGACTTATACAGGCAAACCTGCTCCTTGTTTTATTTCGGAAATGCCTGTATAAGTCGCTTTTCGCGTCCTGGACTCAATGTTTTTGTCACCGGAAGATGGGCTTAAGCGGTTAAACATTCCAAAAGTTTAAATAAGCTTGGTTCAATAATGAGACAATAGACATCAAACATAGAAAGCTCAATCTGCAATCATGTTCTCATCGAACTAGAGTAAAGGACAAAGCATGGTTCCGTTGAAAGTGTTGACATTGGTGGTGGCGGGGCAGAACCAGCCGTCCGTGCTGGTGCTGCAACCCGTAGAGGAGACGCCAGCGGGGAAGGCGCGCATTGTGCCCATTTGGATTGGCCCCACCGAGGCGGCACAAATCGGGATGGCACTGGAGCATGTGAAGTTCGCGCGGCCCATGACCCATGACCTCATGCTAGATGCGCTCACCAATTTG
Proteins encoded in this window:
- a CDS encoding CotH kinase family protein, translated to MKYRVASLATMALVLVVCAGATVLADKPPEKLTRYHQHEQAQALADLPEADQRAASQLETDPREFASHLPVISIDTGGQPIPGDAVLDDAGVEAHDEQGIAETTLSAAGEESISVRFQLRAASNEQPRAVRLSDESAVEARAEMHIRGHSSRVFDKKSYQLRFTEDDRLTPAPEDLLDMGAGSNWVLNGPFLDKTLLRNYVAFNLFGEILPFTPEVRLCELFVDGDYQGVYLLMESIRRDPERVDIRKTDPSSPATSFIVKRDWISKDSGIAFDFLTAIKETSSPLDIVYPSEDVLTPDQRQWICDEFNRFEKALYSFDYDTDPYSYKSTIDVDTFVDYFIVNELALNSDAGLFSAYFYQDFGGKLCIGPLWDFNNAFNNYMERDLSDNGFIMIDRPLFFMLTKDEQFTDQVIERYRQLRETILSDERLESYLRGAADYLGPARERNDQRWGYSYDPANVEANMKLVPDERNPRSYEEALAQMKDSLLGRAAWLDRNIENIRQYSHESAVKRYNH
- a CDS encoding DUF4956 domain-containing protein; this encodes MKEQIYQLFETSNVGVSAEDILLRVAVSVVLGLVIFLSYWLSHAGTIYSQKFNINLITLTVLTATVMTVIGNNIALSLGMVGALSIVRFRTAIKDARDTTYIFWAIICGICCGVGQFMAAGIGSAAVFVVLLILGRVRNDVRTLLVIRASRAQELAIEGLVFEYFRGRAVERVKNTTDESIELMYELSRGVLLKSQRRADNPITTDLYALGGIEYVNIVAQNDEIGS
- a CDS encoding polyphosphate polymerase domain-containing protein — translated: MRNVNRKEKKFLLDLASAQTLQSQLEAVLQGDVHNGAQGYPVRSLYFDTPHDRDYAEKLFGLDPRRKVRLRTYSPDADFALLELKQKQGEVQQKRSLFVSRHEARRLMEGSYGFLAERSEPFAAEMHGLMAINGYRPKTIVEYDRTAFIAKENKIRITFDRNIRATETCLDLFSEKLSLSPVFDSFNVILEVKFDGFLLSYIRTLLNGADKSELSVSKYCLARSTTMAYQF